One Thalassophryne amazonica chromosome 10, fThaAma1.1, whole genome shotgun sequence genomic region harbors:
- the vtg3 gene encoding vitellogenin 3, phosvitinless, translating to MWGLLFCCLVALATCQSLSYEPSLNIKKTYEYKYDGQVNFGLGLPNLAESGVKMQCKVKIISMSEQSFLLQIIDLAIKEFNGVPGKSDFNPSPKLTERIAAELAKPIVFNYTNGHIDEIHASADISPTVVNIVRGILGLFQVTVKTSQTIYHLEEVGVHGMCQSYYANEENNSTKELKLTRVVDVNDCKQISAVYKGMAAALLSPVSRQRGDSISTDVKYVYTIKPTNEGGVITKVRAREQQHVSPFNVKGGTFRMHTVIQMELLSELDTHGAHTIGPVKSKGNITYTFGTEEPNIPILLQEQQEPVSKAEEMLKRLAQANAYQIDSVSTEDTIKLYQLLRRISFEGLEGLWKKIINNEEERRWFLDTVSEVNDERILQFLETRFHASDITISEALQTLLLSFNHLQATSKLVDRAKKFLELPFSKSCKYLWRTVVLSYGSLVYKYCSQYYPDLSRPCPVTAVQPLLDMAAAALKNGQNEDMLLNLKALGNAGHPGSIKTIIRFIPGVAANPVNVKPHLQSTAVQALRLIAARDPHGVQDVTMQVFLKKDLAAEVRMQAILILFETKPPKALVSTVTQLLLEEENLHVSSFAYSYMKNLARSKTPENHYLSIACSVAVKELKDRFGDLSFNYSTALHMDWFNNDFLMGKAIEFFMLRNGKSAIPVEIMMKGKYNFIGRILELMELGINNNRLPELFPTNWSMNYSQAILSVIQRLNSMAQDKSFLTVYSRVFGQEWFFEDVNKEFINMVLKAVGPSAGKENILWKAIEKLQNRLSWHQTKPFLIFEARFIQPTILGLPVEISKYYQSVNGITVNAKATINPKPESLGNLLDSEYVLETDGFIGYTKDFWLYYGINTEVFQCGSELKAKMPVSIPWKLTAKVNVKENKFELDFPPCKNELELVSFSSNVYAVSRNTEDMTLDKKTPLLPNDVKDATELQKMFPNAWHPKAKTCFETNIYGAGLCMESELIRAYYNEEYPLYYVLGQTNMSIKLIPVKPEKPVEKIHFELNAAKSSPPTNVHEILQSLRQHAKVANNQLHLVPGATSSITTSSSTGHEDTETEDVTSKPEAVLHMKALAISDNQKAEGYDAELYSTPDSNSKNAQLIVSKVGEDTNWKMCIDSSLEAYSEAKAHLRWGAECQSYNVSVSAGVAHLPDLKSALMAKLHWAALPRSMEEMGERIKRCIPHMAFLLSFDQQFKKNTNQEVSALVVLTTPDSANVTVNFPECTVYQQAVKLPLQLQAGTRT from the exons ATGTGGGGTCTCCTGTTCTGTTGCCTTGTGGCCTTGGCCa CATGCCAAAGTCTCTCCTATG AGCCAAGCCTAAATATAAAGAAAACCTATGAGTACAAGTATGATGGGCAGGTGAATTTTGGACTTGGCTTGCCAAATCTGGCTGAATCTGGTGTTAAGATGCAGTGCAAAGTCAAGATTATCAGCATGTCTGAACAATCATTCCTTCTTCAG atTATAGATCTGGCTATCAAGGAGTTTAACGGTGTACCAGGGAAGAGTGATTTCAATCCCTCACCAAAGCTGACCGAACGTATCGCTGCCGAGTTGGCCAAACCCATTGTGTTTAACTACACCAATGGGCACATTGATGAAATCCATGCTTCTGCTGACATTTCACCTACTGTGGTCAACATAGTCAGAGGGATACTGGGTTTGTTCCAAGTGACTGTCAAGACTAGCCAGACCATCTACCACCTGGAAGAG GTTGGAGTTCATGGTATGTGTCAGAGTTACTATGCCAATGAGGAAAATAACTCAACAAAGGAACTGAAGTTGACTCGGGTTGTTGATGTGAATGACTGTAAGCAAATATCAGCTGTGTACAAAGGAATGGCTGCTGCTCTTCTCAGCCCTGTATCCAGACAG AGAGGAGACTCAATTTCTACAGATGTCAAATATGTTTACACAATCAAACCAACAAATGAAGGTGGTGTGATCACTAAAGTTCGTGCCCGGGAGCAACAACATGTCTCACCCTTCAATGTGAAAGGTGGAACTTTCAGGATGCATACAGT GATACAGATGGAGCTGCTCAGTGAGCTTGACACACATGGCGCCCACACCATTGGTCCAGTGAAAAGCAAAGGCAACATTACATATACGTTTGGAACCGAGGAGCCAAATATACCCATTCTACTGCAGGAACAACAGGAACCAGTATCAAAG GCTGAGGAGATGCTCAAGCGTTTGGCTCAAGCAAATGCTTACCAGATTGACAGCGTCTCAACTGAGGACACAATAAAGCTGTATCAGCTTCTGCGAAGGATCTCTTTTGAAGGCTTAGAGGGACTGTGGAAGAAGATCATAAACAATGAAGAAGAGAG ACGCTGGTTTTTGGACACAGTTTCTGAAGTCAACGATGAGAGAATCCTTCAGTTCTTGGAAACACGATTCCATGCCAGTGATATAACCATTTCAGAAGCTCTGCAAACCCTTCTGCTGTCATTTAACCATCTGCAAGCTACTTCAAAACTTGTTGACAGGGCTAAA aagTTTCTGGAACTTCCCTTTAGCAAATCCTGTAAGTATCTTTGGCGTACAGTGGTCCTTTCTTATGGCTCACTGGTCTATAAGTACTGCTCTCAGTATTACCCTGACCTGAGCAGGCCGTGTCCAGTAACTGCAGTTCAG CCACTGTTGGACATGGCTGCAGctgctctgaaaaatggccaaaatgaaGACATGCTCCTCAATCTGAAAGCCCTGGGGAATGCTGGACATCCAGGCAGCATTAAAACCATTATTCGCTTCATTCCTGGAGTGGCTGCCAACCCTGTGAATGTCAAACCACATTTGCAGAGCACCGCTGTGCAGGCACTGAGACTCATAGCTGCTAGAGACCCCCACGGC GTCCAAGATGTCACCATGCAAGTGTTCTTAAAGAAGGACCTTGCTGCTGAGGTACGCATGCAGGCCATTTTGATCCTCTTTGAGACTAAACCACCCAAGGCCTTGGTGTCTACAGTTACTCAACTTCTATTGGAAGAAGAAAACCTTCACGTTTCTAGTTTTGCATACTCCTACATGAAAAATCTTGCCAGATCTAAGACTCCAGAGAATCACTATCT ATCAATCGCCTGCAGTGTAGCTGTGAAAGAGTTGAAGGACAGATTTGGTGACCTCAGCTTTAACTACAGCACAGCTTTGCACATGGACTGGTTTAATA ATGACTTCCTAATGGGTAAGGCTATTGAATTCTTCATGCTAAGAAATGGAAAGAGTGCCATTCCTGTTGAGATCATGATGAAAGGAAAATATAATTTTATTGGCAGAATTCTGGAGCTAATGGAG TTGGGTATCAATAACAACAGACTTCCGGAACTGTTTCCTACTAATTGGAGTATGAATTATTCGCAAGCTATTTTGAGTGTG ATTCAAAGATTGAACAGTATGGCTCAAGACAAGAGCTTCCTCACTGTTTATTCACGGGTATTTGGACAAGAGTGGTTCTTTGAAGATGTTAACAAAGAATTCATTAACATGGTCCTCAAG GCAGTTGGACCTTCTGCAGGAAAAGAAAACATCTTGTGGAAAGCGATTGAGAAATTACAGAATAGATTGTCATGGCATCAAACCAAGCCATTTTTGATCTTTGAGGCTCGCTTCATCCAACCCAccatccttggtctaccagtggaGATCAGCAAGTACTACCAGTCAGTCAACGGGATAACTGTTAATG CAAAAGCTACCATTAATCCAAAACCAGAAAGTCTTGGAAATCTTCTGGATTCTGAATATGTACTGGAGACTGATGGATTCATTGG TTACACAAAGGATTTTTGGCTGTACTATggcatcaacacagaggtgttccaGTGTGGTTCTGAGCTGAAGGCCAAAATGCCTGTCTCCATTCCATGGAAGCTGACAGCCAAGGTCAAcgtcaaagaaaataaatttgAACTTGACTTCCCCCCATGTAAAAATGAGCTTGAACTTGTTTCATTCAG CTCCAATGTGTATGCAGTGTCTCGGAACACTGAAGATATGACTTTGGACAAAAAGACACCATTGCTGCCTAATGATGTCAAGGATGCCACTGAATTGCAAAAG ATGTTCCCAAATGCTTGGCACCCAAAAGCCAAAACCTGTTTCGAGACAAACATTTATGGAGCAGGTCTCTGCATGGAGTCTGAGTTGATAAGAGCCTATTACAATGAAGAATACCCCCTGTACTATGTCCTGGGTCAAACCAACATGTCAATCAAACTCATACCAG TAAAGCCAGAAAAGCCCGTTGAGAAAATCCACTTTGAGCTTAAtgctgcaaaaagcagtcctccaACAAATGTGCATGAAATACTTCAATCTCTCAGGCAACATGCCAAG GTAGCCAACAATCAGCTTCATCTGGTCCCTGGTGCTACCTCAAGCATCACCACCAGCAGCAGCACCGGCCATGAGGACACTGAAACAGAA GATGTGACCTCAAAACCTGAAGCTGTGTTGCACATGAAAGCTCTGGCCATAAGTGACAACCAGAAGGCCGAAGGTTACGATGCAGAACTTTACTCCACACCAGATTCAAACTCAAAGAATGCTCAGCTGATTGTGTCCAAAGTTGGAGAAGACACCAACTGGAAAATGTGCATTGACAGCAGTTTGGAGGCCTACAGTGAGGCTAAG GCACACTTACGATGGGGAGCTGAATGTCAGTCCTACAACGTGTCTGTGAGCGCTGGCGTTGCGCACCTGCCTGATCTCAAGTCTGCACTCATGGCTAAGCTCCACTGGGCAGCTCTTCCACGAAGTATGGAGGAAATGGGTGAAAG AATTAAGAGATGCATCCCACACATGGCTTTCCTTCTCAGCTTCGACCAGCAGTTTAAGAAAAATACCAATCAGGAGGTTTCTGCTTTAgtggttctgaccacaccagacagCGCAAATGTGACAGTTAATTTTCCAGAG tGCACCGTGTACCAGCAGGCTGTGAAGCTTCCACTGCAGCTTCAGGCGGGCACAAGGACAT AA